In Pasteurella dagmatis, the sequence CATCGATTTTTCTGGAGATAAGAAAATGCGTTCACCATTAATTGGGTTTTGGAATTTCACACCTTCTTCTGTAATTTTGCGTAATTTGCCTAAGCTGAATACTTGGAAACCGCCAGAGTCCGTTAAAATTGGGCGATGCCATTGCATAAAATCGTGCAAATCACCGTGTTTACGCATCACTTCTTGACCAGGACGAAGCCATAAATGGAATGTGTTGCCGAGTAAGATTTCTGCACCTGTTGCGCGTACTTCTTCTGGTGTCATGCCTTTTACCGTACCGTAAGTACCAACTGGCATAAATGCAGGTGTTTCAACAGTAAATGTGCCTTGTGGGCGTTCAAAAACGAGGCGACCACGTCTTGCGTTACCGTCGGTTTTATCAAGTTCGTATTTCATTTAATTTCCTTTCAACGAATAAACAGTTCGAAGAGTTTTTTGAATAAAAAAGCCTGTGTAAATAAACAGGCTTTTGCTATAATTCTTATCAATGTTCTGTATTTTAGAACAGAGGCGGATCTGCTAAAAATCAGTCCGCCAGTAGCACCTGACGGGCTGTTTAGTAGATCCAAACGTTATATTTGTAACGTGAGGATAAAAATATGAAACGCATAATTATGTTTTTCATCATTATTCTACTTTGCCTATCCCTTAAAGGAAGTGTCGCTGGCTAGGTAGATTCACCCAAGGAACAGCGCCAACTGTTCCTTGTTTTTTATTGTAGAACTTGACCCCTTATAAGTCAAACTTTGCTTGGTTTTCACTGCTTAATTGCCGTATTTTCTCGGCAATTAATTGTGGATTTGGGGTAAGTTGTGCCGCTGAAATTGTTTGTAGCGGTTCGAAATCACCAACACAAACAGAATAAGCAGCGTGTTTAAGTAGCTCAATATCATTCATATCATTGCCGAAAGCGATATACAGTTGTTTGCCAATGAGATTAAGTAATGTACTGTATTTATTGATATTTTTTGCCGTAATATCGATGTTATATAAACCATTGGGTTCTGAATGTTCAATCAAATTCACATTTAGCTCAACTAACTTTGATTTGAGCTGAATATAATGTTCCTCTGTGAGATTGAGCAAAATGGTTTTAATCGGGTGAGAGATCTCAAAGAGCGGTCGATTTTCAGCAAGTTTTGCGCTGTCAATTTTATGCTCAATGGAATGTGGTTGGCGAATACGCTTGCTGTAATGCCAAATATCATCAGCTAAATAATCCAAATTAAATTCGTTAATCCATTGTTTTATCTGATGAAAATCATCTTGTGCAATGGGACAGTTGGCTTGAATTTGTTGATTTACTTGTGTAATTGAACCATTGCCACCAATCAAAAATGCATTTTTTAACGTATCTGTTAACAGAGGCAATAAATCTCGAATTGGACGAGCAGAAGCAAAAATGGGCTGATGACCTTGTGCCATCAACTCATTCAGTGCGGTTTGAATTTCAGACGGAATTTGTTTGCCATCGAAACAAATTGTGCCGTCTAAATCAAACACAAAAAGCATTATTCTAAGCCTTTCACATTCGGATTTTTGGTAATGAACATTGCATCGCCATAACTAAAGAAACGATAGCGATTTTCTACCGCACTTTGATAGGCTTGCATTGTGTGTTTATAGCCCGCAAAGGCAGAAACTAACATAATTAAGGTACTTTCTGGCAAGTGGAAGTTTGTGATTAAGCAATCTACCACGCGGAATGTTTTGCCTGGGTAAATAAAAATCGAGGTATCAGAAAAATAAGGTTCGATTAATCGTGCACTGTGTTTTTCTTCTGTCGCTAATGCCGCACTTTCAACAGAACGCACAGAAGTGGTACCAACTGCAATCACACGCTTGCCAGCTTGTTTAGTGGCAATAATTGCATCGCATACCTCTTGTGGCACTTCCACATATTCTGCGTGCATTTTGTGATCTTCAATATGTTCAACACGTACAGGTTGGAATGTGCCAGCACCCACGTGCAAAGTCACAAAAGCAAAATTTACCCCTTTAGCTTTTAATTGTGCTAACAATTCATCATCAAAGTGCAAGCCTGCTGTTGGTGCCGCCACTGCACCAGGGACTTTGTTATAAACCGTTTGATAACGTTCTTGGTCAGCATCT encodes:
- a CDS encoding HAD-IIB family hydrolase; protein product: MLFVFDLDGTICFDGKQIPSEIQTALNELMAQGHQPIFASARPIRDLLPLLTDTLKNAFLIGGNGSITQVNQQIQANCPIAQDDFHQIKQWINEFNLDYLADDIWHYSKRIRQPHSIEHKIDSAKLAENRPLFEISHPIKTILLNLTEEHYIQLKSKLVELNVNLIEHSEPNGLYNIDITAKNINKYSTLLNLIGKQLYIAFGNDMNDIELLKHAAYSVCVGDFEPLQTISAAQLTPNPQLIAEKIRQLSSENQAKFDL
- the queA gene encoding tRNA preQ1(34) S-adenosylmethionine ribosyltransferase-isomerase QueA codes for the protein MRVADFHFDLPDELIARYPKTERKSSRLLQLNGENGEISHRTFADVIDQINEGDLLIFNNTRVIPARMFGRKASGGKVEVLVERILTDTRFLAHVRSSKAPKEGAELWLGEDKLGENNGVKMTMVARHDTLFELEIAEKQTALLEVLQQIGHMPLPPYIDRPDEDADQERYQTVYNKVPGAVAAPTAGLHFDDELLAQLKAKGVNFAFVTLHVGAGTFQPVRVEHIEDHKMHAEYVEVPQEVCDAIIATKQAGKRVIAVGTTSVRSVESAALATEEKHSARLIEPYFSDTSIFIYPGKTFRVVDCLITNFHLPESTLIMLVSAFAGYKHTMQAYQSAVENRYRFFSYGDAMFITKNPNVKGLE